The genomic window AATCTTAACCCTTTTTTGGTGAGCAATGATGTCATCTTTTGTAGCTGTACTAATTTACTCCTAATGTAATAGAAGTTGAGTTTTCAATAACTGAGAAACCCAGGTAGTTGTAATATTCGATATGTTCGCCTGAATGAGTGAACCTTGCTTGTGTCATTCACTGACCTGACAGGTCGATGTCATTCCGTTTTGgcagtttgtttgttttgcgtAGGTCTTATCAAGTAGTTGGGATGCATATTATGAAATTGTTCTGTTTGTTAATTAGCAAGttcaatattatttatctatttatttgttcTTGGCGTGTGCCAATTTGCTGCATGGTAAATTTATGATTGCTTTCTTACACAGTTCCTTGAGCAATATGGAGATATAAGCATGCTGGACATTAAGGGTGCTGATGCAAGTAAAGTTGTTCTTGTGATTGGCATAATGACCCTTCATTCCTTTGGAGAGGGTTCTGGGGTTGGGGTATCCTTTGCTGGTCCAAAAGGTCTTTCTCAAGGTCTTCTGGTGACAATTGCTATTGCTGTACACAACATTCCTGAAGGTTTAGCTGTTAGCATGGTTCTTTCGTCTCGAGGGGTTTCTCCACAAAATGCTATGCTATGGAGTGTGATTACATCTTTGCCTCAGGTATTGCTCAGTGTTTATCATGTCTTTGGTGAGCTTCATTGCAATGCAATATTGGGATAAAGGGCTTGAATGCATTTGGAAAATATCTTCCTGTATAATGCACAAACCCAAGTGGTTTAAGCCGCACTTTGGATCCATGCTAAATACAATTGCTGTGGTCACTTGGTTTCAAATGAAAATTCGTCACCATGATTATTTAGATTGTGTCTTATAAGTTTATGGCATCTATCTTACAAGTTtcacattttgtttttgatCTTCTTGGTTTGAGATTCATTAAATTAACAAGAAgataacttttgaaaaattatcagTCAGCTTAGGCATACTTTGTACTGCTTCGCCCTTGTAATAGGGCAAGATTATGCTGTTTCTAATAGAGTTTTTATCTTGTATGAGGTTATCCCTCGCTCGATCATTTGTGTATTTGCCACTTGTTATGAAATTCATTTCATGAAATTCTTGACATTATGCAGACATGCTGGAGTTCTTTGCCTGTTTCTTCATAGTTTCTTgacaaaatcaacaaattttTCATTCTCCCTGTGATATGCTGTGTGCAACTGTAACTAGAAGGGAATTATGTTGTTTTCAGTTAAACATGGAACTGTTGCTTTTACCAACCAACCACAGCTGTACTTGTAGTGAAAATTTGATTGAAAGTCTTGTTTCTGgttttaaacaatatttttaagttGGTTAGCGCTTTTTCTGTCAATGCTGTCAGTTTTGGCTTTTATGTCATGTTCtttcggatcgttgattatatCCTCTCTCAAAAAACATGTGAACCTTAAAATTCTCCATTTGCTTTTTACTTGTTATGCTAACTGCAAATCTAATCCTTTTGAAATTGCAGCCAATTGTAGCTGTCCCCGCGTTTCTTTGCGCGGGCACATTCCACAAGTTTCTGCCTTTCTGCACGGGCTTTGCTGCTGGATGTATGATATGGATGGTAATTGCCGAGGTTCTGCCTGATGCTTTCAAGGTAATATTTTACCATATAGTATTAGCACATGCATTCCCCTCTATCAGGAAGAAATAATGACTGTTAATAACTGGAATCCAGTTTATACTTGGAGTTTTCTGGAATATGGAACTGAAGATAACTGAGTTTGCTGAGTCCTGCATTTTTGCCAAATCCTTTCCAAAGTTACTTAGCTAAGGAATTTTCTGTTTTTTCAGGAAGCTACTCCTTCTCAGGTTGCTTCTGCAGGCACTGTTGCTGTAGCCTTCATGGAGACCTTGAGCACTGTTTTTGAGAATCTAGGTCATGGATATGGGTAAGCAATCaaagtttttatatgttttagtaATCCTTATATTAGCATTGATGCTTTGACCCACAAACAACCTTTTTCCATTTTCtagtgatgattttttttttcttttttaactccATTATCCATGTGACATCTGATGGCAAACTATGTATTGGTTCATTTTGCAGTTCAGATGATGCCTCtggtttctttgtttctttactATTTGGCCTTGGGCCATTGTTCGGTGGCATCATCCTTGTTGTTTTTGCGCTTGCCTTCAATTTTCAGCACTCTTTCCTCACTGGTGTTGCCTCCGGCATCTCCTTCCTTCTAGCTGCATGGCGACCTCTACAACTTGTCTCCTCTTCCAAAATGGGATTCTTTACCCTTGTAGGGCTGCTCACTGCTGGTTCTGCTTTGTATCACTTCACCACCTCCAACATCTTGAAACTATCACATCGCAAGAAAGCCTCTCTCAATGCTCTCGCTCATGCTCCAGATCTTCCGAGTGCTCTCACCCTCCAGTCCTTTTTTGCTTGTGGTGCCATTGCCCTGCATGCAATGGCAGAAGGCCTAGCACTAGGAGTGGCAGCTCCAAAGGCCTACGGGTTAGGTAGGCATATGGTTCTTCCCGTCTCACTTCATGGACTCCCACGAGGCTTTGCAGTGGCAAGCTGCATCCTTGGTGCCACAGACAGCTGGAGAGCTGCTCTTGCAGCCGCTACCCTCACTGGTTTCGCTGGTCCTGTCTCTGCCATTGGAGCCATACTCACTGGTATTGATTACAGCGGGCTCGACTATTGGTTGGTTCTAGCATGTGGAACATTGATCCCGAGTTTTGGCAATGTATTTAGGCGGTCACTGAAATTACAAATGCGGAAAAGCCTTTATGGGCTCCTGATGGGGCTTGTTCTTGCCACAGTGTGTTTGACATCCACCAGACTGGTTTGCTTGCACACTCC from Dioscorea cayenensis subsp. rotundata cultivar TDr96_F1 chromosome 9, TDr96_F1_v2_PseudoChromosome.rev07_lg8_w22 25.fasta, whole genome shotgun sequence includes these protein-coding regions:
- the LOC120268838 gene encoding putative zinc transporter At3g08650, which translates into the protein MASHFSSFLLILLVFALFHGLTAGSEIEVGQKVRTAPHRNSGSAVIDGSGKEASFDGSKDSFQGFNEGRIANGKVSVSAVLWLTLAMAAATGLGAVPFFFVELEPQWAGVCNGMAAGVMLAASFDLIQEGQTYGSGNWVVLGILTGGIFIILCKKFLEQYGDISMLDIKGADASKVVLVIGIMTLHSFGEGSGVGVSFAGPKGLSQGLLVTIAIAVHNIPEGLAVSMVLSSRGVSPQNAMLWSVITSLPQPIVAVPAFLCAGTFHKFLPFCTGFAAGCMIWMVIAEVLPDAFKEATPSQVASAGTVAVAFMETLSTVFENLGHGYGSDDASGFFVSLLFGLGPLFGGIILVVFALAFNFQHSFLTGVASGISFLLAAWRPLQLVSSSKMGFFTLVGLLTAGSALYHFTTSNILKLSHRKKASLNALAHAPDLPSALTLQSFFACGAIALHAMAEGLALGVAAPKAYGLGRHMVLPVSLHGLPRGFAVASCILGATDSWRAALAAATLTGFAGPVSAIGAILTGIDYSGLDYWLVLACGTLIPSFGNVFRRSLKLQMRKSLYGLLMGLVLATVCLTSTRLVCLHTPYCNSAPEAVK